Part of the Antennarius striatus isolate MH-2024 chromosome 6, ASM4005453v1, whole genome shotgun sequence genome, CTATCAGGTAGCATCTAACcttagactttaaaaaaaaaaaaaaagataagttTTCAGTGCTGAAAATATCTTTTGAAAATACAATATCTATATTTATCAGGAAAATACTCTGTATTTGTTaatatcaaattaaattcactTGTGCTTTGAAACACAGGTGAGGGCCATTGCACAGCTGCTAGTACACTTCAACTGGACTTGGGTGGGGCTCATACGAGGAGACCATGAATATGGGCATCTTGCAGTGCAAGGTTTACTAAAAGAATTAAAGGATACCAGGGTGTGTATAGCATACCAAGAAATGATCCCCCTGCTATATAATACAGAGCGGGCACTGGAGATTATAGAGGTAGAAAAAGTGGCACGTTGTATTGAGTTTCACACAGTTTGAGAGCATTAATTAAATTGCCCATTTTGTAGTATTATCTTATTACACCTCACCTGTTAGAGATTTAGTCTGAAAAAATACACAtgtcttgttgtttttatccatatggTTCTTTGGTATTGCTCCTTTAGTTTTGAATActtttgtattgtgttttttttaattatttccctTTTGTCCATTGAAAATTCTTTCCTCCCTTATTTGCCTCTGTGCACAGGTAATACGACACTCTTCAGCAaaagtggtggtggtgttttCAGGCGAGGGGGAGATGACGCCTTTTTTGAGAGATTATATGATCCAAAATGTCACTGGAATCCAGTGGATTGCCAGTGAAGCCTGGGTCACAGCATCTGTCTTTACAAGGAGTGAGTATTACCCCTACATGGGGGGCACCATCGGATTTGGAATCAGGAAAGGTCATGTATCAACACTCAGTGACTACCTGAGGACTGTAAACCCTCAGCTATATCCTAATAATCCACTTGTTAAGGAGCTGTGGGAGGCTTTGTATGGTTGTagtccttctttctctcctggCAATCGTTTTCCTCCATGCACTGGACAGGAGACTCTATTGGATCAACATGCAGCCTACATGAATACTTCTAGCCCTAGAGTGGCCTATAATGTGTATAAGGCTGTATATGCAATTGCTCATGCCCTCCACAACCTTCTGCTTTGTCAAAAAGGCAATGGGCCTTTTCAAAACAACTCATGTGCTCAAAGCGACAACATACACCCCTGGCAGGTACAACTAGTATGCCCACAAAAATAATGTATTGAAAATGTTTAGttcaaaaaagcatttgatgATATCTATTGGTTTTCAAGCTCCATCACTATCTTCAAGAGGTGACATTTCATATTTCGGGACAGAAGGTGAACTTTGACCTGAAGGGTGACTCCATACCCTATTATGACATAATCAACTGGCAGAGAGGCACAGCTGGGAACATTGAGTTTGTCAATGTGGGGCTTTTTGATGGAACCAAACCACCAGGAGAGGAGCTGGTGATCCAGGAGGACAGGATCATATGGGCGGGACATTTGAGTGAGGCAAGCTGCAGaagctgtatttttaccttcatCAGGTGGCAACTATTGAAGGTCTGTAGGTTGAGGTGGAAGTGAGTCAGGTGGACAAAAACGATTGATCTGATCAGTTACATTTCATTATTTGTATAGTATGATTAGTTTCCAGTCTAACAAAACTTATTTCACTTTCAAGTAACACAGCAggagaatttattttttcaatgactgTCATATTTTGTTGCACAATGTTGTTGTTGCATTAATGTCCTCATGAATACTTTGGATTTAAATCTCCCATTTCTCCAACCACCATTTATTGTGTCCGTCAACATATAATATTTTGTGGCACAATGTGTCACATTACTGCCATacttgatgataaaaaaaacagcttaatctttttcagaaacaaaacaaatcaaaaaatcaattattcaatTCTGATTACAGAACACTCACGGCAGAGCTGAAAGCCATTGTTTGCTCTACAGGTGCCAGTCTCTGTATGCAGTGCCAGCTGTCTTCCGGGCTACCGAAAAGCTGTCCGTATTTGGGAGCCAGTTTGCTGCTTTGACTGTCTACCATGTGACTCTGGAAAGATTAGCAATGAGACAAGTGagttgaaaaacaacaaactcaacaacatcaacaacaacaacaataatagtaataataatagtaataataatatgcaGTATTTCGTTATTGACATAGCTACTGTTTTTCACCATCTTTCTTGTAGATTCAGCAGAATGCACATTTTGTTCAAAGGACTTTTGGTCAAACAGTGATAGGACAGCTTGCATCCCCAAGAAGGTGGAGTTCTTGGCCTATGATTCCTTAGGTAAAGCCCTGACAGTGACTTCTGTATTTGGTGCTTGCTCCACTATAATCATCTTTGCAGTTTTTCTCATTCATCGAAGCACAGCCATCATCCGTGTGAATAACTCTGAACTCAGCTTCTTGATTCtattctctctcactctgtgtttcctgtgttgcCTTGTATTCATTGGGGAGCCAACTCCATGGTCCTGCATGTTGCGCCACACTGCCTTCAGCATCACATTTTCACTGTGCCTCTCCTGCATCCTGGCTAAAACTCTTGTGGTGTTGGCTGCTTTCACTTCCACCAGGCCAGAGAACAACATCATGAAGTGGTTGGGGCCTATGCAGCAGAGGCTCATCATCCTCAGTTGCACTCTGATTCAGGTGGTTATATGTGCTTCCTGGCTCATCGATGCTCCCCCTATTccatcacaaaacacacaatatgaACCTTCAACAATAATATTAGAGTGTAGTGTTGGCTCTCGCCTAGCATTCTGGTGTGTTTTGAGTTATATTGGTCTGAAAACCTCTCTGTGCTTTGTTCTGGCCTTTCTTGCACGTAAGTTACCGGGCAACTTCAATGAGGCAAAGTTCATCACTTTCAGTATGCTCATTTTTAGTGCTGTGTGGCTTGCATTTATTCCTGCTTATATCAGTTCCCCTGGAAATTATGCAGATGCAGTAGAGTCATTTGCCATTTTGGCTTCCAGCTTTGGCTTGTTGTTCTGTCTCTTTGCTCCAAAGTGTTACATTATTTTACTGAagccagaaaaaaatacaagacaacATATAATGGGAAAAGAGAAGAAGTAATGCatcataaatgaaacaaaagaaggaaaaaaaataattaaataaataaataaaaattatatacagtatatatatatattgattgAAAGAAAGGCCGGAGAACCTGGTCCTGGAGGACAGCTGACCTCGtggtcatatatatatatgcggatttttggttggcagtcacatgatacagtacgcacattttattggctgatggcatccagaagtgcgctcttTCCGTCAGTCAGCTttgaacagtcgataagagtgggaaaatataaaacagattaagttaatattaaattttaaattatttaaattatcctaaataaaatgataaacagaTTGCAATCTCAAGTGCAgatgtgtggttcctgaaacgcattgagcatatacagtatatatatatatatatatatatatatatatatatatatacacacatatatatatgcatacatatatctatctatccgCTGTTCTTGAGGATTGTTAGCAACGTCATTTTTGCGTATGGCGATCGTGTCATTGGACAGAGGGATAGTTTTTTCCTTTGCAGCACTGGCGTCATCCAACGTGACAGATACATGTCTACTGCTGCAGGCAGtatcagctcctctgctattgTATGGGGGTTTTTGCACAGAGAAATTTGGTACACCGccttaaactaaactaaactatgcaTTCTATTAATTCTTTCTTATTATGTGATGTTATAAATGATTTATATACACGTTAACAGTTTGATTTAATGTGAAACGGCAGTTTACAGTAATACAAGGCTTTCTTATGATATGCtccaataaatattttacacatttttgaaatgGTACCTATtccaatcaaccaatcaagttttatttatatagcacttaatcatggcaacaaacATTCCAAagctctttaacagacagaaaaacccaattTAACCCTCCAGAGTAagaataagtgacagtggcgAGGAGAAACTCccttgttgaggaagaaactccgggcaggacccagactcttttgggcgacCATCCGCTTTGaccagttgggggggggggggtaagtaaaatgaagataaggacagggtaagagaaagagagagagagagagagagagagagagagagagagagagagagagagagagagagagagagaatggcagataggccagatggagtcagtgtctttatggttgtAGATAGATGATTTGATACAGGCGCTGAATTGGGGACGGGAATGTCAGGATGCATTCACCGACTCCCGACTCTTGGCTTGTCAATACATTTTTCCCCATCATGTAATtcgtaaattcaaggcacaattgaAGCTGCATGAATGACTGTATGGTGGTACGGAGGAAGAAAGCCAGCAGGACCacagctgatggatagatgaggggtgatgcTGGTGGgatggaggagcaggtccacagcggatgggcggatgaggggagaACCTGAGACAACTTATGAGAACATACCGCACAGAGACTAGGAGAGAGAGGtcggagaggaagaggagtaacagagaaggtcagagagaagtaggaggagggaggagctcagtgagtctggatgttgagtctccagcagtgtaggtttATAAGAAAATAACTCAGCAGCCTAAGCTGCCTTAATGgttaattttttgaaaaatgttgtaaGTCTAGTCCTAATAATGAGAGGTATCTGCCTCCTGAACTGAggaagggaggtggttccacaatagaggggtttgatagctaaaggctctagcccccgtcctacttttgtatattctaggaaccactggtaggccagtatgttgagcgcgtaatgctctagatggattatttggaactaaaagttccttcaaataggtcggtgcctggctgCCACAcaaagtcactgaagacacttcaactaGTCCACaatgctgctgcccgtgttctgacaAGGACCAATACCcaagaccatatttctcctgtgttggtttctctgcactggcttcctatGGGCGAgggtatattttaaaatactcctcatTTAAAAAGCCCTTCAAAGCCAGCCTGAGAAGAGtgagttacagtaatctagtctggaagtgatgaaagcgtggttTAATTTCACCGCATCattcagttttaaaatatgACTGATTTTaccaatgtttcggagatgaaAAAAGGTcgttctagaaacctgtttCATGTTTCTCCCAGTGGTCTTGGCCTCAAAAGTGATGCCACCCAAGGCTATTAcgtcactgggcactacatccctaacattTTTGGGCCGAGTGTAACCGACCCTGACTGGccagttacatttataatgacGGTGAAACTATGACTGTAGATGGCCGAAGAACTGAAGGAGGCGTGGAGCAGatctgctgtgttttatttttctgtaacacaaaaggtggggtacgtcatgtgagagctggggtaacgctggcatgcccctctctccagacctccagcacgaggatgccataacaataaaataatgacatttaacacaactaaaataaacagtaggtcaaatcaaaagaacaaaaataaataaatacaaacatgtaaaacacttaacagatccttttacagcttttctttttctgtttaaacagttaaacatacctgtaacacaaaaggtggggtacGTCATGTGAGAGCTGGGGTAACGCTGGCATGCCTGCAACACGCAGTGAGCCGTTAGCACTTGTTCGCCGCTTAGCGCCTactaattaacataaattacgtcgtgaatatataaataaataatatttaaacatagcGAGTGTGAAAGTGAGCGACTATGTACCACAAAATCACATCCACTggtagaaaataatgaaaatgaagaatatattaacaaaaactTTCCGCAGCATTGAACAAGTGTAACTcacccctctctccagacctccagcacgaGGATGCCTGGGCGTGTGCACCCCCAATAATTGCCCCACCGAAACACAACCAAATCATGgaaccaaaaacaaagtaaatgtaaaatttggggaagttcattaaaaaaataaaattaaaataaatttatttataacactgttaCATACTCCCCTCTGAACTTCACCAAATCAGCATAGCAGGTGAACCAGTTAAAAAAACTGACACAGTACAACACTACCGGACAAAGTATACTCAAAAGCATACTGCAACGCATCTGTCACCCAACTAAAGGGAAAGCGACCATAGAGGGCTGCGCAAACCCCCTACAATCCACTCGCTACAGGAGTGCCTTATACACTACCCGTATAGGTCCGGAATAAGTACTGTCACctgactcaaaaaaaaagaaaagaaacgtcATCACTAAATGACTCGCCAATATAACATGGGTGCGTGTGGAGCGTTCATGACATCAATGCACTAACAAAACGACGAACCGAACTGCCCGTGCGGTGAACATAGTGTTGTGTCATGTTCTGAATCAGTCTGTTCACTGGCTTAACCACTCTGCCCACACGCGTGCTAACAACACCGACCCTACTGCTCGAGAAACCAGGAGCGTTACAGGGCTGCACAGAGGCCACAGACCTCCGATCGGCACTAGAACAACCAGACATCCCAGGTTCAGATTGTACCTCGCTAACTTCACCAGTCACTCCGGAGGTCAACTGCCCAACCAAACTAGTGTCCTGTGTGCGTGGGCGCTCAAGTGAGTCAGTGGAGGCAGAAGCCTCAGCCACCCAACTGGCAGTCCAAGCTGACCTATCAATTTCTGACTCAGCAATGTGTGACTCATCCGAAGGTAAGCCGTCCTGAGCATCCACGGACTGGCATGACTCGCTCAAAGTAGATTCGTCAACGTCATTGACTACCTCGACTGGCAGAAAATTAACCAGCAGAAGCAAGTTGCGGTGAACAACCTTCTCCTGTCCGGTGGAGGTGTTCCTGACTCTGTAAGTATGGCACCTGGGGTCGGCAGAAACAACGACATGTGGGGTGGAGCCCCACTTGTCCGCAATTTTCCTGCGACCTCGCTCACCCTTATTCGCCAACAAGACGCGGTCACCCTCAACAATTGTGTTGCCTTTCGTCTTCCTGTTGTACATGTCAGCTTGATGTTCCTGACTTCTGATAGCATTGGCTTGTGCTGTAGCAACAGCCTCCTGAAGATCCTGCCTCATCTTGGAAACAAACTGATCATAGTCCACAATGTCACAGTCCCTGGTCGCAACCTGAAACATGACATCAATGGGCAGACGCGGTACCCTGCCGAACATCAAATAGAAGGGCGCATACCCAGTTGACTCATGCACCGTGCAGTTATACGCGAACGTCAAAGTTTGCAACATCTGAGGCCAATGTAGTTTTGCTCTTGGCGGAAGGGTTCTG contains:
- the LOC137596807 gene encoding extracellular calcium-sensing receptor-like; amino-acid sequence: MCFVDLEKAFDRVPQGVLRGVLREYGVPDPLIRAVRSLYDQFCVLTSVQINTFTSPPLSAAKECVLQNSFQPAFMAKGDFVIGGIFPLHYNQEMPDINCTYRPLPVKCNGFSPRTFRWAQTMRLAVDEINQSIKLLPNYTLGYKIFDSCSHPLTGQRAALAVVNGITDSLMCRGASPLLSVVGEAGSAQSIVVSRILQPFKIPMISYFSSCACLSDRSQYPTFFRVIPTDDYQVRAIAQLLVHFNWTWVGLIRGDHEYGHLAVQGLLKELKDTRVCIAYQEMIPLLYNTERALEIIEVIRHSSAKVVVVFSGEGEMTPFLRDYMIQNVTGIQWIASEAWVTASVFTRSEYYPYMGGTIGFGIRKGHVSTLSDYLRTVNPQLYPNNPLVKELWEALYGCSPSFSPGNRFPPCTGQETLLDQHAAYMNTSSPRVAYNVYKAVYAIAHALHNLLLCQKGNGPFQNNSCAQSDNIHPWQLHHYLQEVTFHISGQKVNFDLKGDSIPYYDIINWQRGTAGNIEFVNVGLFDGTKPPGEELVIQEDRIIWAGHLTECTFCSKDFWSNSDRTACIPKKVEFLAYDSLGKALTVTSVFGACSTIIIFAVFLIHRSTAIIRVNNSELSFLILFSLTLCFLCCLVFIGEPTPWSCMLRHTAFSITFSLCLSCILAKTLVVLAAFTSTRPENNIMKWLGPMQQRLIILSCTLIQVVICASWLIDAPPIPSQNTQYEPSTIILECSVGSRLAFWCVLSYIGLKTSLCFVLAFLARKLPGNFNEAKFITFSMLIFSAVWLAFIPAYISSPGNYADAVESFAILASSFGLLFCLFAPKCYIILLKPEKNTRQHIMGKEKK